TGTCCCCAGGATCAGCAGAATAAGGTTGCCTTTCATGGGACCTTGCCCAGGTGTCTCCATTCACCCCAACTTATCAGGCCTTGGGGCTTTCTAGCTCTTCCGTGAGGAATTCCCAGAAGATCGTTGGCAAAGTTGGCAgtcccatcccctcctcccattAGGGCAGCCAGAACACTGCCCCCGTCTACTCCACCTTAGCCCAGCGCAGAGGGGTGTCCAGGCAGAAATAGAGTGTGAAGGCTACTCCTGAATTTCCTTTGCCTCCACTCCACCCATATGCTTGGTCAAAGCAAGGAGCCTGAGACCCCAAGTTTGTGTTCAGTGCACAACCCTGGCCACATGGGCCCATAGTCCACCTTCCACATGCCTGGCTTGGTACATCCTGCACAGTGAGCAGCACTATAGGTCTAAGATGTGCCTCTCACTACCTGCCCCCTCGTACTTGGCCCAGATTGTACCCAGAGGCTTAGCCAGCAGCTCATGGGCATGGCCAAGCCCTCTCCTTGATCACAGGCCATACCTGGGGGCGGAGCTCCCTGGGTCCTCACCCAAACCCTGAGCCAATAGCTCTGTGAAGTAGGTAGGGAAAAGGAATTTCAACTGAGGAAATGGAAGCCTGGAGAGACTGTGACCTGCCTCCGGAATCCCAGAGTGGAGGTGACAGCACTCCCAGGATTCCTGCAAAGCCagggccattttattttttattttttggagagagaacagggagtgggggagtgggggagtgtgggagggggcAGTGTGCACAggaggagaatcccaagcagactctgaactCAACACAGGTAcagtcttacaaccctgagatcgtgacttgagccaaaatcaagagtcagatgctcaactgactgagccacccaggcgcccctgggccACGTTTCTGATACTAGGATGTGCAGGTGAAAATCCCTTTACagtgaagggagagaagagagtgcTCTGGCATCAGGCTGCACAGTGCTTATGCGATCCCTTGTCTAGTTTGAGGCAACTCTGTTTGTCAGCCTGGCCACCACCTTTGACAACATGTGCTATCCGATGCTAGTtgtggaggagaggcaggctgcaAAATACACCCCTCCCCCAACAATACACCTGTGCAAGGAGTACCTACCTATGTGCTCACGTGTGCATGGATGGGAGCGCCTGGTGGAAAACTGCAGGCTGCTCCAGGAAGAAGGGACACTCTCCATCCCACCCTCAACCTCATCCTTGCCCCCTACAGATCCTCAGGACCCACGTGATGGTGCGTGTGGGAGGAGGCTGGGACACACTCAGCCATTATCTGGACAAACATGACCCCTGCCGGTGCACGTCCCTCTGTGAGTCCTGAGAGTCCCTTCCCCATGGCTCTGGGTCAGGAGGCCAGAAGCAGAGGTAGGAGGCAGGTCTGATCTCCAGGGGCAAGAAGTATGTGGGGATGGAGGAAGAAAGATACTATAGAAGGTATTggtgcaaaaaagaaaaaaaaaaaaaaaagaagaagaaggaggtaCTGGTATGATGCCCTCAGCAGCCTGAAGGAAGCCATGTAGCCATTGTGCAATACCAATTACAGCCACAAGATTACGCCAAACACACAGAATCAGCATTTGGTCAGGGTGCCTCTGGGCAGGGTCTTGGTTCTGGCTCTAATGTCCATAGTAGTGCCACCAAGTATGACTTGGAGGGGTCTTTAGTCCTCTCATAATCTCTGTTAGCATCTCAAGCTACCCCAAATAAGCATGCAATCTAAGTAGAAGATGTGAACCTGCAATGCAAGTTAAGTGCAGCCTTAAATGAGTCCCCACGCGGGGCCCTCTGATCAGATTTCATCCCCTGAACTGCTATGAGGAAGTTCTGGTACTGCCACTGTAGGTCCTACCATCTCTAATGAGGGTTTGGGGCATGAGACAGCTAGGGGAGGACAACACTGGGCCCCATCGGCAGGAATTTAACCCTTTCCTCTCGCCTCTCTCTGGGGGGGCTATGTTGGTAGCACACAAGACGGGTAGTTTCCAGAAGCCTCCTGCCCCACTGGTGCAGCACGAAGTGAGGGTGCAGGATGGGCCCTCGCAGCCCCAGCCTTGGATGACTATCAGCCGTTCCCAGAGCCCGCTGCCCCCTGTGGACTGGAAGACATACACCTCTTCAGGCCGGAAGCTGaggccccccacctcctcctcccctagAGCGCACAATGAACGGGGAGCACATGCAGGAGTCCCCAGACACACAGCACCATTCCTGAGGtacaagggggaggggcagagcagggtctctttcttctttggaaTCCACCTTCTCAGAGGCCGCCCCACCCTAAGAGAAGCAGGTGTCCTGGCAGTGCTCCTGCCCCAGGTGTTCAGAACCAAAACGACACGCACGCATGGGAGGTGCATGGGGATCATCCAGGTTTTTCATATGCCTTCCCATTTCACAGCTGAAGCAGCTGAGGCCCATAAAGGCCCATAAAGATTTCCCAAGGACTTTCTGCCATTTCACAGAACAGACGGGTGACCCGTAGCTCTGGGACCTGAAGTAACCCAGAGTCCAAACCAGGCTTCTATCTGCTACAcagggaatgagagagagtaAATGTAAACAGCATCTGTCATAAGGAGGACTCGGGCAGGCACAGAGGGACAAGGGAGCATCTGTTACATTCAGCACGAAGCCTGGCCCTCTTGGTGTTGTGGCTGGGGAGAGGTCATCCCTTCCCAGAGCCAGGAGACTGCACTAGATGATCCTTCCAGCCTTGTGATTCTCTCTTTTAGGTGCCAGGAGAAGCCACCCACCCCATCTTGGAGGCAGCTTCCAGCTGGGGACAGCCCACCCAGCCCCCAATCTTCATCCCCCCGTGGGGGCCGAGACCCACAGTGCACCTcctcagggaagagggaggagagataCTCGTCTGAACATCCTAGAGGAAGGACTCCCACATCTTGGATTCACGAGGAGACAGACAGCCAGGGAAGTTACACCAGGGCCTCCACCCCCCAGAGATTCCAAGCCCCCAAAGCCACTGCCAAAAGGACACCAGCAAGAGGACTATCTCCACTGCCTCGTTCCTCCAGCCCAGCTAGGCCCATGGGCCTCAGGCCACCAACCAGGGGTGAGGCTGAGGGTGCTTCCTCCCAGCCCAGGAAGCCAGCAGCTGTCCGATCTCTGTCCCCTGTTAAAGGGCCCACTAAGATCCCTGTCAGgccgccccctgcccgcccccccactcCAGGAAGCAGCTTTCCAGGTATTGCAAGTGGAGGTCCTATGACAGAATTGGGGAGTGGCTCCATTCCAAGGGCTGTCACTGGGGACCTGGCTGGGTGTAGACAAGGGGACTTCTCTGTGGATACAAGACAAGGGGACCAGAAGCTGGACACCCAGGTGACAGCAAAAGCTGGGGAGCCCAGGGGCCTGGGCCCACAGGAGTGGGAGAGGCGatatcctccccttcccctgggtGGAACCAAGGATCAAGCTATCTACCATAGTCCGGAGGAGGAGCTTTTGACCAACATGAAGCTGCTAGAGGTGGCGGGTGCCTGCCCCCAGGGCACAGGGTCTGGAATGGAGTCTCCAGAAGTCATCCCTCGAAGTGGAGTCTATGTCCCCAGCCTAGGTGGGCGGTGGCCTGAGCCTGGGGGTCCTTATGACAAAGTCATCCAAGAACTGGCTCAGGGACCCCCGCCCCTCCTTAAAGTGGATGTGGGAGCCTGGAAGGTAGCCTCTACGGCCTCCCCTAAACTAGCTGCTACAACAGACTCAGGAAGCCCAAAAGGGAAAGTGGGAGCCAGAGAGCTCAGTGGGGCAAAGGTAAAGGTGAACCTGAGTGCCAAGGAGACCAGGATGAAGAAGGTACCAGGTCAAGGAAGACAGGACTGCTTAGCCCCTACTGTGTCTGCTAGCCTGGAAGCCCCCACACCTTCACCCTCAGACCCCAATTCTGACAAAACCCAGGCATGTCCAGGCAAGGGCAAGAGAACACTCCGGAAGCCCCAGAGAGTTCCATCCATCTACAAGCTGAAGCTGAGGCCCAGAATCCGGCCCCGAAGAGACCACAGGCCTGGGAAACAGCCTTCACGCATCCCCAAGCCATTGGCCTACTTCCCCCTGGGTGCCAGGGCACCCCCCAGCAGCAGGCTGGTGAGAGCAGCATTGGgcaaggcagccccggtggctggAACCTcagcaggggaagaggaggaaggaaagaagaggaaagaaccgGCTGCCCCACTGAAGAGCAGTCCCCAGCCTTTGGAGAATGCTGGTCTCCAGCAGTGGGATCAAGCTCAACTCCCACCAGAGGAGGAGTCCTGGGTCTGAGGAGGAGGCTTCTCAGCCCCGAGCCTGTGAGtctgggggagaaggggaagtgAAAAGGATGCCATGTGTCCACTGGACTCCCAGCTACCGGAACAGCTCTCTCCAGGGccatggtgggggtgagggtgtggGTGGGGGCAGAAGACAAATACAGGTTCAGTCTGCTTCTCGGGCAAAGGGGCAACCCTTCACTCCCACTCCAACTCTAGGGCCACCCGGGCCACCCTAGGGGTCTTCTTGCGTTCCCCCAGAGCAGCTCCTCAAATTCCTGGCCTCTGGCCATGGCCACCATTTCCACAACtcttcttattaaatatttgtcgggcagcccgggtggctcagcggtttagcgccaccttcagcccagggcctgatcctggaggcctcggatcgagtcccacgtcaggctccttgctggagcctgcttctgcctgtctctgcctctctttctctcatgaatatcTACGTTTTGGAAAACTGTCCCTCGATGTTGCCACACAACACAATTATTGAAAACCActgcctgggacgcctgggtggctcagcggttaagcgcctgcctttgactcctggagtcccgggatggagtctcacatcaggttccctgcatggagcctgcttcgccctctgcctctgtgtgtgtgtatgtgtctcatgaataaataaaatcttaaaaaaatatatatttgtgggtCTGTCCCTGAGCCCCAAGCTTCTTGAGTCCCTCACTCTAGGATTTTAGTGGTGCAGGAAGATGCAGCTTCAAGCGTTACCTGCTGGAGTGGAAGAGGACAAGggccagggagctgggggtgAAGAGGTTTCCTCTCTGGAGGCTCAGCCAACTTTGCGAAGGAAGCAAGCCGCTCTCTCCAGGAAGCTGCTGCTGCGTCAGCACCAAGGACAGGGACACACAGGCCTTCGGGACTTCAAAGCTTTTGCTCTGGGGTTTGGGAACTGAGATCACTCGGAGTCAGGAAGGATGGCAGAGAGTGTTCTTATCACCTCTACAGCCACGAAGGGGCCCGCAGAGGCTCAGCCACAAGTGGGAACAAAGACACAGCCgcagcagcagggggaggggggttTGAGACCAGTTACGTAAGTTTTCCCCAGAGTGGCAGGGGAGGCCTTTCACTTCCCCTCAGGATGGTTTTGAtccctggagggggagggggccaggTGGAGAGGTGAGTCCCAAACTCCTCTTAGCCTCCTGGCTGCCCCAGGCTCTGGGACTCAGAGCAACCTCATCACCCTGCCGGTCCTCTGGTCCATCGGCAGCAGAGCTCGGCAGGCCAGCGGGCCCTGTCGGGAGCCCTTTCCCTTCCAGGGCAGGAACGGAGCCAACCAATGCCTTGTACAGAAACAAGGGAAAACACTCCCTGATTTTTAATCTGACTTCCGATCACAGCGCAATGGGCATCATACACACTTCCAGACCCCTGTGGTGGGAAaccctgggtggggtggggggggcggtggggaggacAGAGACTCAGAATGGGTGTGGAAGGAATCAAACTCAAATACTTGGAGTGCCGTGCAGGGGGCGAGGGGGGCCGGCCAGGCGATACATTCCAATGGCTCCCACAAGGGGCAGCCGGAGGCCTGGGTCCCCCATGCCCACCTCAGGTGCCTCAGCTGGGGGTGACAGTGATGGGGGCAGGTGAGATGCTGCCATCCCTCACCCCATCCATCCCCCTGGTGAACCAGGGGGGCTGGGATGCAGGGGATAAAAGGAGGCAGGCCCTCTTCCTTACCCTCCCACCCACTCCAaggtgtggggaaggggagccaCCTCCTCTGTTTCAGAGGGAGACTCAGAGAGGGCGagtcacttgcccaaagtcatgcagCACAGCAGGGACTAGAACCCGGGAATACTGGACTGCCCAAGCTCAGGGCAGTCACTGCAGGGCTGCACTACACCCCACGGGTGGAAGGAGAATCAGGTGGGGAAGTGGAAGGGAGAATCAGATTCCCTCTCACACTGGATCTGGATAAATTCCCTACTGATGGCCCCCTTCCCCAGACTCTGCTCCATCACCACTCTGGGCTACCTGATTTTCTGGTCTACACACTGCAGCTTGGCTACATCAAGGCTGGGTTGGTTGGTTGTCTGCCCCTCTTCTAACAAGGGACCTTCCTATCCTCCCACCACACCAGGGCTCAGGACTCAGCCTCAAGGAGAACTCAGccggggtgggagtgggggcatGGGACCGCACCATTGCTCACACCCTCCAAGTACCCCAGTAATCCCTCAGGCCACTCCTAGTATCTTCATggattttgttatttctaaatcGGTACAAAACTGACAGTGATCAGCTCCGGTGACGAGAGGTAGAAACCGGCCAGACAGCCAGAGAAAATGGGGTGGAGTGAGTCAGGGCATAGGGCCAACTGGTGTTGGGACAAGAGGGCATCAGATCCTGAGGGCCTCTATCTAGGGGTGGGGATGTGGGCATATCTCCCCCAAGCACAAAGGTCCCCATAATTCTTTACCTGGCTCTGTCCCTCCTCAGATTTATCAGAGAAATCTGAGATTCAAGGCAGGCAGGGTCTGGGGAAGTCAGATTGGAGTGGGATGGGGAGATAAGAGTGTTCAGTAGCACAACctaaccaccccccaccccagggcaccGTCTTGCCCACCACCAGCCCCCCAAACCCAACATCCCCTAATCTTGCAGACCACCCAACGCAGGAGGGAATAGAGGGCTGGAACCTGACATCGTGGAAATAAATTTATCCTTTGGGGGATTCCCTCTCCACATTGTgtcgagaaaaaaaaaaagttttaacccAGGGGGTGATCTGGCTGTGGGGTGAGGAAGGGGATGAGGGGCACCCGGCAGGGACGGACCATCGAGTTAAGGCTGGAAGGTAGGTTGTTGTGTCTCTGGGGGCTGCTGGGCGGGGAGGTCTCCCTGGAAGGGGGAGAGCTCAGCCTTCTCCTCCTGACTGACTGGGACCTCAACCCTAGGACCCTGATGATGGTCCTTGGGCCACCCACATCCCTCTGCCCTGTGCCGGTGGTGCTGACGGTCCAAAGGCTGGCCTCACAGAGAAGCTGCCAGGATCTGCGATGAGGGGATGAACGAATGAGAGCCCTGTGAACggagctgggggcaggagggtggaCCGGAGGGTGGAGGAGACCGACAGCTAAGGACCAACAGACGCTTGGGCAGACGGACACGGGGACAGACGCAGAGCAACGACAGACACACTCTCTGGAGAAgacgggcggggcggggggcaccaAGGCAGCAcctccccggccccgcgctccccccccccaccgtccCCTTGGGCCCTGCGCTAGCTGCAGCCCAAGGGAAGGGCGGCGCCCGGGAAGACCCcgcggggaggggtggggtgggcctgCGTCCACCCCTCCCGGTCCCTCCAGGCGGGTCCCTCCCCGCGGTCCCGGGGagcccccccctgccccccgtcACATGATGGCGCAGCGGTTGCGGCGCAGCGCGCCCTGGAAGCGCAGGGCGGCGTGCACGTGCTTGCAGCGGGCGCAGCCGACGCTCTTGAGCAGCTCGCTGAAGAGCAGCAGGATGTGCCAGTTGTACTTGGCCGAGCACTCCACGTAGCCGCACTTCCAGGTCTTGCGCACCAGGTGCGACACGTTCCAGCGCGGGATCACGCGGCCGCGCTGCAGGTCCCGCTTGTTGCCCACGATGATGATGGGCGTCTCCGAGGTGCCGATCACCCTGCGGGCCGGGTGGGGGGAATCTCAGAACCCCGCAGTCGCAGTCGGGTCTCACCAGCCCTCCCTTCAAGAAGGGCAGGCTGTGCCTGGCCGGTACTGCTCCGGGCAAGCGCTCAGCCCTCGCGGCACCTGATATTCTCTGATCAGAACAACTGGtctgtgggacccctgggtggctcagtggttgagcgtctgccttcagctctgggcatgatgctggggtcctgggatcgagtcccacatcagggtccctgcagggagcccgcttctccctctgcctgtgtctctgcctctctctctctctctctctcatgagtaaacaaacaaaatcttaaaaacaacaacaacaacactggtCTAAAATGTGGAcctgggcagcctcggtggcgcagcggtttagcgccgcctgcagcccagggcgtgatcctggagaccctggatcgagtcccacgtcgggctccctgcatggagcctgcttctccctctgcctgtgtctctgcctctctctctagctgtgtctctatgaataaataaatttaaaagataaataaataaaaaataaaatgttccttaaagggcagcccaggtggctcagccgtttggcgccaccttcagcccagggtgtgatcctggagtcccgggatcaagtccctcgtcaggctccctgcatggagcctgcttctccctctgcctgcgtctctgcctctctctctttctctctctgtgtgtctctcatgaataaataaataaaatcttaaaaaaaaaataaaatgtgttactattattgtccccattttacagaggaggacactgaggcttgCCTGTTAACTGGCTTAAAGTGATGTGGATGAGTGGCCCTGAGCCTGTGCTCCTAACCACTGCACTAGACCAGCCACCCCATGGTAAGGATCCCAAAGTGGGTTATTAGAAATGGGAAGAGTAACATGGTGTACATGTTTGAATATATGTGCAGGAACAAGAGGGTACCTCACCAATGTCCTCCTCCCCAATCTGGTATACTTTCTGCGGGAAGTGGTTAGCCCTGGGGCACCCACTGAGGTGATAACGGCCATATCCTGGCTCCTCACCTCGTCTCTAGGATCTGTTGGCGGATGGTCTTGACGTACTCAAAGCTGTCAAAGCAGCAGATGTCGTAGACCAGGATATAGGCGTGGACGCTCCGGAGTCCCCTGCAACAGGCGTCTGCCCACTCCTGCAACACCCCCAGTCAGTGCCAAGGTCAGAGCCATCCTGAGGGCTCCCCTTgcccccagccacctccagcGGGAGACTGACACCTGCCCCGCACCCCAAGCCTCCTACACCCACCCGCCTCCCCAGGAAGCCTGGCCCAGAGCTGAAAGGAGGAGATCAGTGCTGCCGCTCCTGCACCTCCCAGCCAGGCTAGGGCGGATCACCCTGCCTGACCTTCAGAGCCAATGCACTCACTGTCCTGTGCACCTCTGGAGCAGAGATCTGCCTTGTCCCATTTTATTACccaaaccattcattcattcattcatctgaccACTGGGACCTTTGTTCAAATGCAGTTATAAATGCCTGCCTCTAAGAGCCAAGCCCTCTGACCTAGTTGTTGAATCTGCTGACATCCTCTGTCTTCAAGTTTAaatgcttcctcctcctccaagaagccttcctgcAAGCAGGGGACTACTCCCTTCCTCTCCTGTGTTCTAAGAACCCTTGGGCTATACCTTGGTTAGAGCTGTTTTCATCCCCAGGTCCCTGGTTCTGTTGTGAGCTCCTGGGAGGGTCagagccaggccttcctcatgTTTACgtacctccttctcctccccactcagtGCCTCCCTACTGTGTTGGCCTTTAGCAGGCTCTTTAACTGCGCTACCCAGGCTAGTCTTGAACCTCACTTGCTCCATGCGGGATCATTACAACACCTGCCTGTGACACTGCCCTTAAACTGCTACCCAAATTGCCCCTTCTGTTTGCTCCACACTGCCCTCAGGGTTGAGAAGGAGAAGGCCAGAGAAAAAGATTGCAACTGGATGCATAGTGGGGGCCGGTGTGGAACAGGGCTCAAGGGCAGCTCCAGGGAGAAAGGGCTTCCTGAATGCTTACGGCAAATTCTCAGGGAAAGGCTGAGTGTACTAAAGAGAAGGTTTCTTAAGAGATTAATTAGCTGATTAACCTTCCAGCAGCTGGCAAACGCAAGAGCAGTTGAAGGCAGCTGGTGTGTTGAAAGAAGGGGTCGCTGAAGTTGGGGATGGTGGAGGTTTCCAAGGACAGAGGGAACCAGGGTCTTCTCCCCTGAGGACCTGAGGCAAAAAACACGGAGGAGCTGCTGCCAACTTATGAGCTAcactggggcaggggccaggcttGGAGGACCACAGCTGCTTCTCCACCTCAGTGCaggaataaaggaggaaagactccaGTGGCAGCGGTGGTCAGGCTGGCTCCAGAAAAGCACTTCCCAACTGAAACACTTAGAAGCTACCGCAGTGGATTTCCCCGGGGAGATGATGTGGCATCTTTTCTTCGTGCTGAGTTTTAACTTTGGTGCAGGGGAAAGATGCTGGGGGCAAATTTAAAATTGTCGGGAACCAGGGGCTGGCTTCTCAGCCCAGGGAGGACTACACTCCACCAGATGCGGTGCCCTCTGGGAGCCTGGGACCCCTTTGTGCACAGAGCTCCTCCCCCAACCCACACAAGGAGCAGAGATCAGCAGGgagtgggagggatggggagagaggcacagaggctCCCCAAGTCTTCCAGCTCTctgctggggagaggggacagcTGCCAGCCCTTGAGGGCGACAGCCCCACCTTCCCCCCAAcatgctgcctcctccaggggACCTTCAGGCTGCCTTCCCTCCCACTGCTCTCTGGAGGCTCctaagagggagaggaggaaggttCCTGATTGTTGGGATTGTGCCTTCACCCCTGATTGAAGGGAGGGAGCAAGAAAGCTCAGCTTGCCTTCCAGCTAGCTCCGTGCAGAGTTCCAGACTGCAAGAAACCACCTTGGGGCTGTGTCAAGACAGAGAAGGAGCCATGGAAACTGAGTCCAGTTCTGAGGACatgggggagtggagggaggcTCACCCACCTGGGGGCCAACCCTGCATTTGTTGCTTGTTTCTCTAAGCCCAGCTTCCTCTGACAGGAGAGGAGCTGTAGAGGGAGCGGCAGAGGCTCAGACCACCCTCCCAGGCTGCATCTCAGCTGGCATTGGGAGGAGTGTATTTCTCTTTTCAGACAGTGGCCACTGAGATtcttagcttttatatttgatcTTTGGGGATGCAGGGTCCTGTCTCAATATGTCTCTGCTCAAAGTCCAGGAGTGAAGTCCTGGACGTCCAGGAGAGTCTAACACTCAGGATCAATCAGGAAGTAAAAGGGCAACAACCCAACAGAAAGATGGACAAAGGCATTAATAGTTGtgtgaaaaagaaatgcataagCCCTTAAacctatgaaaagatgctcagctgCAGTCATAATCAGAGAGGCGAACCAAAACTACACTGAGGATACCATCTCTTATCTATCAGATTGTCAAAACTCCAAAAGTTGGACAATACACTCTGATGGAAAGGCTTTAGGGAAACAAGAACTCACGTCTGGTCCTTGAGACAACACAAAACATGCAACTTCCTAGAAAGGGAGGGAAATCTCCCCTTCCAAATCCAGCCACATTCATCCTTTGACCTAGGAATGCCATTTCTGGGGCTAGATTTTACAGATACGCCTCCCTGTGTGCAGAGAGACTATGGACAAGGCTATCAGTGTGCCGTGGCTCAAGACAGCAAAAGTCTGGAAACAATCCACTTGTTCAACAAGAGGGGACTCCATGGAACATCTCTCCAGTGGGTACAGCATAGCCATGCTACTGACAATCAAATACTACCACTCAGGGAAGATCTCCAGGTCATAATCTAAAGCAAAAAGACCAGGTGtagaacaattatttttcttctgtaagaAAGGGAGTGGAGTAagaacacattttcttatttgtctAAAGAAACTGGAAgtgtgggagcacctgggtggctcagtggttgagcatctgccttcagctcaggtcatgatcccggggtcctgagatcaatttccttatcgggctccctgtagggagcctgcttctccctctgcctatgcctctctctctgtgtctctcatgaagaaaagaagaaagaagaaagaagaaagaagaaagaagaaaagaaagaagaaaagaaagaagaaaagaaagaagaaaagaaagaagaaagaagaaagaagaaagaagaaagaaaaagaaaaagaaaaaggaaggaatgaaggaaggaaaagaaaagaaaagaaaagaaaaaagaaaagaaaaaaagaaagaaaaaagaaaagaaagaaaagaagaaaagaaaagaaaggaaaagaaaaagaaaagaaaagaaaaaaaaagaaagaaaagaaaagaaaagaaaagaaaagaaaagaaaagaaaagaaaagaaaagaaggcagccctggtggcgcagcggtttagcgccgcctgcagccaagggcgtgatcctggagaccctgggtggagtcccacgtctggctctctgcatggagcctgcttctccctctgcctgtgtctctgcctctctctctctgcatctctatgaataagtaaaatattaaaaaaaaaaaaaaaagaaaagaaagagaggaaggaaggaaggaaggaagaaaagaaggaatagaaagaaaaagaaagaaagaaagaaagaaagaaagaaagaaagaaagaaagaaagaaaaataaattggaagtgTGAATAAAAAACCATGAGGATGGCCACAGAGTGTGGGGCAAGAATCAGGGTGAagagggcagggccaggactgGGATTTCTCTGGGTAACCTTTTACAgtttggacctttttttttttttaacaaagtttttggatttttaaactgTGTCTTacctattctaaaattaaaattaaattaaaattagggtagcccgggtggctcagcggtttagcgccgccttcagcccagggcgtgatcctggagacccgggatggagtcccaagtcgggctccctgcatggagcctgcttctccctctgcctgtgtccctgcttctctctttcatgtctctcatgaataaataaaatctttaaaataataaaattaaattaaatctacaacaaaatgtgaaaaaataagcaaagatcAATGTGCAAGACTAGGATGAGATTTGCATATCCATTTGGGCTGCTGTTCAAGTCTCCTGTGGAGGAGAACCACAGGCCCTGGCTCTGGACACACTGCCCTCTGACCTCACT
The Vulpes vulpes isolate BD-2025 chromosome 2, VulVul3, whole genome shotgun sequence genome window above contains:
- the RASL10B gene encoding ras-like protein family member 10B, translating into MVSTYRVAVLGARGVGKSAIVRQFLYNEFSEACVPTTARRLYLPAVVMNGHVHDLQILDFPPISTFPVNTLQEWADACCRGLRSVHAYILVYDICCFDSFEYVKTIRQQILETRVIGTSETPIIIVGNKRDLQRGRVIPRWNVSHLVRKTWKCGYVECSAKYNWHILLLFSELLKSVGCARCKHVHAALRFQGALRRNRCAIM
- the GAS2L2 gene encoding GAS2-like protein 2 isoform X1, which gives rise to MQHRGTGGTHPLPAEGPTMPQPGGCRRRPGTLGPPVRSIRPFKSSEQYLEAMKEDLAEWLRDLYGLDIDAANFLQVLETGLVLCRHANAITEAALAFLTESPARAQRIPLPRAGVSCNGAAQPGTFQARDNVSNFIQWCRKEMGIQEVVMFETEDLVRRKNVKNVVLCLLELGRRAWRFGVAAPTLVRLEEEIDEELRQELALPPPDPPPPEPPARRPCHFRHLDQLVQSLVSHCTCPVQFSMIKVSEGKYRVGDSNTLIFIRILRTHVMVRVGGGWDTLSHYLDKHDPCRCTSLSHKTGSFQKPPAPLVQHEVRVQDGPSQPQPWMTISRSQSPLPPVDWKTYTSSGRKLRPPTSSSPRAHNERGAHAGVPRHTAPFLRCQEKPPTPSWRQLPAGDSPPSPQSSSPRGGRDPQCTSSGKREERYSSEHPRGRTPTSWIHEETDSQGSYTRASTPQRFQAPKATAKRTPARGLSPLPRSSSPARPMGLRPPTRGEAEGASSQPRKPAAVRSLSPVKGPTKIPVRPPPARPPTPGSSFPGIASGGPMTELGSGSIPRAVTGDLAGCRQGDFSVDTRQGDQKLDTQVTAKAGEPRGLGPQEWERRYPPLPLGGTKDQAIYHSPEEELLTNMKLLEVAGACPQGTGSGMESPEVIPRSGVYVPSLGGRWPEPGGPYDKVIQELAQGPPPLLKVDVGAWKVASTASPKLAATTDSGSPKGKVGARELSGAKVKVNLSAKETRMKKVPGQGRQDCLAPTVSASLEAPTPSPSDPNSDKTQACPGKGKRTLRKPQRVPSIYKLKLRPRIRPRRDHRPGKQPSRIPKPLAYFPLGARAPPSSRLVRAALGKAAPVAGTSAGEEEEGKKRKEPAAPLKSSPQPLENAGLQQWDQAQLPPEEESWV
- the GAS2L2 gene encoding GAS2-like protein 2 isoform X2; the protein is MFETEDLVRRKNVKNVVLCLLELGRRAWRFGVAAPTLVRLEEEIDEELRQELALPPPDPPPPEPPARRPCHFRHLDQLVQSLVSHCTCPVQFSMIKVSEGKYRVGDSNTLIFIRILRTHVMVRVGGGWDTLSHYLDKHDPCRCTSLSHKTGSFQKPPAPLVQHEVRVQDGPSQPQPWMTISRSQSPLPPVDWKTYTSSGRKLRPPTSSSPRAHNERGAHAGVPRHTAPFLRCQEKPPTPSWRQLPAGDSPPSPQSSSPRGGRDPQCTSSGKREERYSSEHPRGRTPTSWIHEETDSQGSYTRASTPQRFQAPKATAKRTPARGLSPLPRSSSPARPMGLRPPTRGEAEGASSQPRKPAAVRSLSPVKGPTKIPVRPPPARPPTPGSSFPGIASGGPMTELGSGSIPRAVTGDLAGCRQGDFSVDTRQGDQKLDTQVTAKAGEPRGLGPQEWERRYPPLPLGGTKDQAIYHSPEEELLTNMKLLEVAGACPQGTGSGMESPEVIPRSGVYVPSLGGRWPEPGGPYDKVIQELAQGPPPLLKVDVGAWKVASTASPKLAATTDSGSPKGKVGARELSGAKVKVNLSAKETRMKKVPGQGRQDCLAPTVSASLEAPTPSPSDPNSDKTQACPGKGKRTLRKPQRVPSIYKLKLRPRIRPRRDHRPGKQPSRIPKPLAYFPLGARAPPSSRLVRAALGKAAPVAGTSAGEEEEGKKRKEPAAPLKSSPQPLENAGLQQWDQAQLPPEEESWV